A portion of the Pan troglodytes isolate AG18354 chromosome 10, NHGRI_mPanTro3-v2.0_pri, whole genome shotgun sequence genome contains these proteins:
- the KCNA6 gene encoding potassium voltage-gated channel subfamily A member 6, translated as MRSEKSLTLAAPGEVRGPEGEQQDAGDFPEAGGGGGCCSSERLVINISGLRFETQLRTLSLFPDTLLGDPGRRVRFFDPLRNEYFFDRNRPSFDAILYYYQSGGRLRRPVNVPLDIFLEEIRFYQLGDEALAAFREDEGCLPEGGEDEKPLPSQPFQRQVWLLFEYPESSGPARGIAIVSVLVILISIVIFCLETLPQFRVDGRGGNNGGVSRVSPVSRGSQEEEEEEDDSYTLHHGITPGEMGTGGSSSLSTLGGSFFTDPFFLVETLCIVWFTFELLVRFSACPSKPAFFRNIMNIIDLVAIFPYFITLGTELVQQQEQQPASGGGGQNGQQAMSLAILRVIRLVRVFRIFKLSRHSKGLQILGKTLQASMRELGLLIFFLFIGVILFSSAVYFAEADDDDSLFPSIPDAFWWAVVTMTTVGYGDMYPMTVGGKIVGSLCAIAGVLTIALPVPVIVSNFNYFYHRETEQEEQGQYTHVTCGQPAPDLRATDNGLGKPDFPEANRERRPSYLPTPHRAYAEKRMLTEV; from the coding sequence ATGAGATCGGAGAAATCCCTTACGCTGGCGGCGCCGGGGGAGGTCCGTGGGCCGGAGGGGGAGCAACAGGATGCGGGAGACTTCCCGGAggccggcgggggcgggggctgCTGTAGTAGCGAGCGGCTGGTGATCAATATCTCCGGGCTGCGCTTTGAGACACAATTGCGCACCCTGTCGCTGTTTCCGGACACGCTGCTCGGAGACCCTGGCCGGCGAGTCCGCTTCTTCGACCCCCTGAGGAACGAGTACTTCTTCGACCGCAACCGGCCCAGCTTCGACGCCATCCTCTACTATTACCAGTCTGGGGGCCGCCTGCGGAGGCCGGTCAACGTGCCCCTGGACATTTTCCTGGAGGAGATCCGCTTCTACCAGCTGGGGGACGAGGCCCTGGCGGCCTTCCGGGAGGACGAGGGCTGCCTGCCCGAAGGTGGCGAGGACGAGAAGCCGCTGCCCTCCCAGCCCTTCCAGCGCCAGGTGTGGCTGCTCTTCGAGTACCCAGAGAGCTCTGGGCCGGCCAGGGGCATCGCCATCGTCTCCGTGTTGGTCATTCTCATCTCCATAGTCATCTTTTGCCTGGAGACCTTACCCCAGTTCCGTGTAGATGGTCGAGGTGGAAACAATGGTGGTGTGAGTCGAGTCTCCCCAGTTTCCAGGGGGagtcaggaggaagaggaggaggaagacgaTTCCTACACATTGCATCATGGCATCACCCCTGGGGAAATGGGGACCGGGGGCTCCTCCTCACTCAGTACTCTTGGGGGCTCCTTCTTTACAGACCCCTTCTTTCTGGTGGAGACGCTGTGCATTGTCTGGTTCACTTTTGAGCTCCTGGTGCGCTTCTCCGCCTGCCCTAGCAAGCCGGCCTTCTTCCGGAACATCATGAACATCATTGACTTGGTGGCTATCTTCCCCTACTTCATCACCCTGGGCACTGAGCTGgtgcagcagcaggagcagcaacCAGCCAGTGGAGGAGGCGGCCAGAATGGGCAGCAGGCCATGTCCCTGGCCATCCTCCGAGTCATCCGCCTGGTCCGGGTGTTCCGCATCTTCAAGCTCTCCCGCCACTCCAAGGGGCTGCAGATCCTGGGCAAGACCTTGCAGGCCTCCATGAGGGAGCTGGGGCTGctcatcttcttcctcttcatcgGGGTCATCCTTTTCTCCAGTGCCGTCTACTTCGCAGAGGCTGACGATGACGATTCGCTTTTTCCCAGCATCCCGGATGCCTTCTGGTGGGCAGTGGTCACCATGACCACTGTGGGCTACGGGGACATGTACCCCATGACTGTGGGGGGCAAGATCGTGGGCTCGCTGTGTGCCATCGCTGGGGTCCTCACCATTGCCCTGCCTGTGCCTGTCATCGTCTCCAACTTCAACTACTTCTACCACCGGGAGACGGAGCAGGAGGAGCAAGGCCAGTATACCCACGTCACTTGTGGGCAGCCTGCGCCGGACCTGAGGGCAACTGACAACGGACTTGGCAAGCCTGACTTCCCCGAGGCTAACCGGGAACGGAGACCCAGCTACCTTCCTACACCACATCGGGCCTATGCAGAGAAAAGAATGCTCACGGAGGTCTGA